A window of Candidatus Alcyoniella australis contains these coding sequences:
- a CDS encoding alpha/beta fold hydrolase, producing MFSTMHVNVDKWITTWLFNLQRPYLNAWIDPPKPDCESGAREPSAIEFTPLRRRRRYRIERFEFDSPLASGYSVNDHVGGIVLTPNGPVRGTVLAIHGWMAHGELELEGMGLLFALKGYRVVLPMLPFHMTRCVPGTFNGQLVVSPQAKLMGIAFDQALAEIRQLCSYLRAEFDGPLVLAGVSLGGLIAAHALQHPLPIDRAYVVIAGADLADTVFESFLLEYLRQALIALRLSEAEVRSRLERFDPARVEPAIDRSLIRLHGGLYDPVFTPRQVIRLGQSWGIEPQFHPAGHVSILASIRKVFSDLP from the coding sequence ATGTTTTCAACAATGCACGTCAACGTCGACAAGTGGATTACAACTTGGCTGTTCAACCTGCAGCGACCCTATCTAAACGCCTGGATCGACCCGCCCAAGCCCGACTGCGAATCGGGCGCGCGCGAGCCTTCGGCCATCGAGTTCACGCCGCTGCGTCGCAGGCGGCGCTATCGCATCGAGCGTTTCGAGTTCGACTCGCCGCTGGCCAGTGGCTACAGCGTCAACGACCATGTGGGCGGGATCGTGCTTACGCCCAACGGTCCGGTCCGCGGCACGGTGCTGGCGATCCACGGCTGGATGGCGCACGGCGAGCTCGAGCTCGAGGGCATGGGCCTGCTGTTCGCGCTCAAGGGCTACCGGGTGGTCCTGCCGATGTTGCCGTTCCACATGACGCGCTGCGTGCCCGGCACGTTCAACGGCCAGCTGGTGGTCAGCCCGCAGGCCAAGCTGATGGGGATCGCCTTTGACCAGGCGCTGGCCGAGATCCGGCAACTGTGCAGTTATTTGCGCGCTGAGTTCGACGGGCCGCTGGTGCTGGCCGGGGTCAGCCTCGGCGGATTGATCGCGGCCCACGCCTTGCAGCACCCACTCCCAATCGACCGCGCCTATGTGGTGATCGCCGGGGCCGACTTGGCGGACACGGTATTCGAGTCGTTCCTGCTCGAATATCTGCGCCAGGCGTTGATCGCGCTGCGGCTGAGTGAGGCCGAGGTGCGCAGCAGGCTGGAGCGGTTCGATCCGGCGCGCGTCGAGCCGGCCATCGATCGTTCGCTGATCAGGCTGCACGGAGGTCTGTACGACCCGGTATTCACGCCGCGGCAGGTGATCCGTCTGGGCCAAAGCTGGGGGATCGAGCCGCAGTTCCATCCCGCGGGGCACGTCTCGATCCTGGCCTCAATTAGAAAGGTCTTCTCCGACCTGCCTTGA
- a CDS encoding helix-turn-helix domain-containing protein, whose translation MIRSHLLPPSLQIKTMESRSHRRGKLEKLVAAYEMELIVDALKDSNGNQTRAAQLLGTTKRVIQYKIEQYGIDYKQFRRS comes from the coding sequence GTGATCCGCAGCCATCTGCTGCCGCCCTCGCTGCAAATCAAGACCATGGAGTCGCGCTCGCATCGGCGCGGCAAACTCGAGAAGCTGGTGGCAGCCTACGAGATGGAGCTGATCGTGGACGCGCTCAAGGACAGCAACGGCAACCAGACCCGCGCGGCCCAGCTTTTAGGCACCACCAAGCGCGTGATTCAATATAAGATCGAGCAGTACGGCATCGACTACAAGCAGTTCAGACGGTCCTGA
- a CDS encoding GDSL-type esterase/lipase family protein — translation MSLLPRNRLRILIFSLLPALLLLLGAAVVVRLLEDCGALHTQRFDDRAAFLASRAFELRGERYATSDPSLPPGSFAANKPLDCLRIFVLGGSFAMGTSYVHQSNPGLDRGGLSSWIRADLEQRFPGSMIEVVNAAAGGQDSSRVEQILIEILDYSPDLLIVATGNNEGFVPPTPLNRHLHRWALYRALVRLIVPQVDPEQRPRYTPLYAEHDRVLQTFVDNLTRMAQHCRERGVRLILCTMPVNLRYNPVGEEHVELCALPRLAEGAAAQTLRWVSGLNFKALAVDLPQRADARSYLALAARLERRGCIPEAGWAYQHALELWPRNRATPAVNQAIRRIADEQGVLLVDLEAQVAGISPNGVPGYELYNDNCHMRWPGYAAVSRMIVERMIADQIALPDDGPPLPYAGLKRLRYELGLDETYLERVPQRWPPGRVADCR, via the coding sequence TTGAGCCTGTTGCCGCGCAATAGACTGCGAATACTGATTTTCAGCCTATTGCCCGCGCTGCTGCTGTTGCTGGGGGCCGCGGTAGTGGTCCGGCTGCTAGAGGATTGCGGTGCGTTGCACACCCAGCGGTTTGATGACCGCGCGGCCTTTCTGGCAAGCCGGGCCTTTGAACTGCGCGGCGAGCGCTACGCAACGTCCGACCCCAGCCTGCCCCCCGGCTCGTTCGCTGCAAACAAGCCCTTGGATTGTCTGCGCATATTCGTGCTCGGCGGATCTTTCGCCATGGGCACGTCCTACGTGCACCAGTCGAATCCCGGCCTGGACCGCGGCGGCCTGTCCAGCTGGATCCGGGCGGACCTTGAGCAGCGCTTTCCCGGGTCGATGATCGAGGTGGTCAACGCCGCTGCCGGCGGACAGGACTCGTCGCGCGTGGAGCAGATCCTGATCGAAATTCTCGACTATTCGCCCGACTTGTTGATTGTGGCCACAGGCAACAACGAGGGATTCGTGCCGCCTACGCCGCTGAACCGCCATTTGCATCGCTGGGCGCTCTACCGCGCCCTGGTGCGGTTGATCGTGCCGCAGGTCGATCCAGAGCAGCGACCGCGCTACACGCCGCTGTACGCCGAGCACGACCGCGTGCTGCAGACTTTCGTGGACAACCTGACGCGGATGGCCCAGCACTGCCGCGAACGCGGAGTCCGACTCATCCTGTGCACCATGCCGGTCAACCTGCGCTACAACCCAGTGGGCGAAGAGCATGTCGAGCTTTGCGCGTTGCCGCGGCTGGCTGAGGGTGCCGCTGCCCAGACCCTGCGCTGGGTATCCGGGCTCAATTTTAAGGCCCTGGCCGTTGACCTTCCCCAGAGGGCTGACGCGCGCAGCTACCTGGCCCTGGCCGCAAGGCTCGAGCGTCGGGGGTGCATCCCCGAGGCGGGCTGGGCATATCAACATGCGCTGGAACTCTGGCCGCGCAACCGCGCCACGCCCGCGGTCAACCAGGCGATCCGGCGCATCGCGGACGAGCAAGGAGTGCTGCTGGTCGACCTCGAGGCGCAGGTCGCCGGGATCTCGCCCAACGGCGTGCCGGGCTACGAGCTTTACAACGACAACTGCCATATGCGCTGGCCCGGGTACGCGGCTGTCTCGCGGATGATCGTCGAGCGGATGATCGCCGATCAGATCGCATTGCCCGACGACGGGCCGCCGCTGCCCTATGCCGGGCTCAAACGACTGCGCTACGAGTTGGGCCTAGACGAAACCTATCTCGAGCGCGTTCCCCAGCGCTGGCCCCCGGGGCGGGTCGCGGACTGCCGCTGA
- a CDS encoding P-II family nitrogen regulator: protein MAADHPVVGQQQGYKEVYRGRVIEVNEAFLQPTIDAIVQGARTGEIGDGKIFVLDMAQCIRIRTGETGREAIG, encoded by the coding sequence ATGGCTGCGGATCACCCCGTCGTCGGCCAGCAGCAGGGCTACAAGGAGGTCTATCGCGGCCGCGTGATCGAGGTCAACGAGGCCTTCCTGCAGCCTACGATCGACGCGATCGTCCAGGGCGCGCGCACCGGCGAGATCGGCGACGGCAAGATCTTCGTGCTGGATATGGCCCAGTGCATCCGCATCCGCACCGGCGAGACCGGACGCGAGGCTATCGGCTAA
- a CDS encoding SGNH/GDSL hydrolase family protein — MLFVKAWFFPLLLVGAAFLVNYMVIPSSTLLIKSAIHPYILGPADFLVAGTTRAGLDIERISFGFTLREHQMLVVRFNQRGTAFDLVRISGIEQYASGIFHFNGERIETLQTAERFETGRNIKFVIELVSGTLNFKTDGRIVCSAPLGRMRGPVNIFLQDGQPFAKPLRLKTLELQIRGADGVQRTLRNTLSIPATLRLLRNSLIVAVPLLLLAWLALALFCPPRWLEDYPRRSVLAFGGAAALFGILLGVLLVAPVTKRLGVAGDWYGEYMKWGSIDEEILLAKRSIYNGKPFPLYKGSDYRIVVMGGSSTFGDPLNPGYDQVYTNQLDMLLKSCHPQIADRIEVVNLGSQSDSFDYNILQTYEKVVLAHMRPDLVVINCVVNNYMSTKKLFNIFHFFYLRAVGSRLEPEHSDTERYRENLQRLLELARERNVKLLFVEEPLNVDYFFGENIISDFQQVLRDFCRENDLPLVEAQTIFEERRDEFLFYDFVHLTYLGNRLMAERIFDKVQGENLLGIGACGPSDSEARAQSQPSSD, encoded by the coding sequence GTGCTGTTCGTTAAAGCCTGGTTCTTCCCACTGCTGTTGGTCGGCGCGGCTTTCCTGGTCAATTACATGGTAATCCCCTCGAGCACGCTGCTGATCAAGTCGGCAATTCATCCCTATATCCTGGGCCCGGCCGATTTCCTAGTGGCCGGCACGACGCGCGCGGGGCTCGATATCGAGCGGATTTCTTTTGGGTTCACGCTACGAGAGCATCAGATGCTGGTAGTGCGCTTCAACCAACGCGGCACCGCCTTCGACCTGGTGCGCATCTCGGGGATCGAGCAATACGCCAGCGGGATTTTCCACTTCAACGGCGAGCGGATCGAGACGCTGCAGACCGCCGAACGTTTCGAGACCGGACGCAACATCAAATTCGTGATCGAACTTGTCAGCGGCACGCTGAACTTCAAAACCGACGGCCGGATCGTGTGCAGCGCGCCCCTTGGCCGGATGCGCGGCCCGGTCAACATCTTCCTGCAGGATGGCCAGCCGTTCGCCAAACCGCTGCGGCTAAAAACCCTCGAACTGCAGATCAGGGGCGCGGACGGCGTCCAGCGCACCCTGCGCAACACGCTCTCGATCCCGGCGACGCTGAGGCTGCTGCGCAATTCACTGATCGTCGCGGTCCCGCTGCTGCTGCTGGCCTGGCTGGCCCTGGCGCTGTTCTGCCCGCCGCGCTGGCTCGAGGACTATCCGCGGCGTTCGGTACTGGCCTTCGGCGGCGCTGCCGCGTTGTTCGGCATACTGCTCGGCGTGTTGCTCGTCGCGCCGGTCACCAAGCGGTTAGGCGTGGCCGGCGACTGGTACGGCGAGTACATGAAGTGGGGCAGCATCGACGAGGAGATCCTGCTGGCCAAACGCTCGATCTACAACGGCAAGCCCTTCCCGCTGTACAAGGGATCGGACTACCGTATCGTGGTCATGGGCGGCTCCTCGACTTTCGGCGATCCGCTGAATCCGGGCTACGATCAGGTCTACACCAACCAATTGGACATGCTGCTCAAGAGCTGTCATCCCCAGATTGCCGACCGTATCGAGGTGGTCAACCTTGGCTCTCAGAGCGATTCGTTTGACTACAACATCCTACAGACCTACGAAAAGGTCGTGCTGGCGCACATGCGCCCGGACCTGGTGGTGATCAACTGCGTTGTCAACAACTACATGTCCACTAAAAAGCTGTTCAACATTTTCCACTTCTTCTATTTGCGCGCCGTGGGCTCACGCCTGGAGCCCGAGCATAGCGACACCGAGCGCTACCGCGAGAACCTGCAACGGCTGCTCGAGCTGGCCCGCGAACGCAACGTCAAGCTGCTGTTCGTCGAGGAGCCGCTGAATGTGGATTATTTCTTCGGCGAGAACATCATCTCCGATTTCCAGCAGGTGCTGCGCGATTTCTGCCGCGAGAACGATCTGCCGCTGGTCGAGGCGCAGACTATCTTCGAGGAGCGTCGCGACGAGTTTCTGTTCTACGACTTCGTGCACCTGACCTACCTGGGCAACCGGCTGATGGCCGAGCGGATCTTCGACAAGGTCCAAGGGGAAAATCTGCTGGGGATCGGAGCGTGCGGCCCGAGCGATTCAGAGGCGCGCGCTCAATCCCAGCCCAGCAGCGACTGA
- a CDS encoding SUMF1/EgtB/PvdO family nonheme iron enzyme — MKPGRYILMLVLAAFSMIAVLGFQGINSSLPNDLEDPVNVSGGKIQITANDNVEATTVEVQGFSIDRYEVTNYQYKQFVDTTDRQAPLSWINGSHTEGAAAMPVTAVTWEDARSFCEWSGKRLPTAEEWQLAAGADKRTYPWGDEFSSNYAYCAVPLGRMPMPVGSYKNDRSPYGVKDMGGNVSEWTSSNSQFEELGWYRDKFKVVLGGSYRKPLEMARNDHRQYLMPHTRDDDLGFRCAR; from the coding sequence ATGAAACCAGGACGCTACATCTTAATGTTGGTTCTGGCCGCGTTTTCCATGATCGCAGTGCTCGGTTTTCAGGGGATCAATTCCTCGCTTCCCAACGATCTGGAAGACCCGGTCAATGTGTCCGGTGGCAAAATTCAAATAACCGCCAACGACAACGTCGAGGCCACCACGGTCGAGGTCCAGGGCTTCTCGATCGACCGTTACGAGGTGACCAACTACCAGTACAAGCAATTTGTCGATACAACTGATCGCCAGGCGCCGTTGTCGTGGATCAACGGATCCCATACCGAGGGTGCGGCAGCCATGCCGGTCACCGCCGTCACTTGGGAAGACGCCCGCTCCTTCTGTGAGTGGTCGGGCAAACGCCTGCCCACGGCCGAGGAGTGGCAGCTCGCGGCCGGCGCTGACAAGCGCACCTATCCGTGGGGAGACGAGTTCAGCAGCAACTACGCCTACTGCGCGGTGCCTCTGGGACGCATGCCGATGCCGGTGGGCTCGTATAAGAACGATCGCAGCCCGTACGGCGTCAAGGACATGGGCGGCAACGTCTCGGAGTGGACCTCCAGCAACTCACAGTTCGAGGAGCTGGGTTGGTACCGCGACAAGTTCAAGGTCGTGCTCGGCGGCAGCTATCGCAAACCGCTGGAGATGGCGCGCAACGACCACCGCCAGTACCTGATGCCGCACACTCGCGACGACGACCTGGGATTCCGCTGCGCCCGCTAA